The Corvus moneduloides isolate bCorMon1 chromosome 28, bCorMon1.pri, whole genome shotgun sequence genome includes the window TCTTGGTGGGGTTTGCAGCCTGGAGGAGAATCCAGAGCTGCAGATCTGAGTGCAGCTGTTGCAGGGCTGGTTGGGAAAATTTGGAGAAAACCCTTCCTGGGAAGCATTTGCTTTCCAGGGTGGGTGGAAAAGGAGTGGGCTTCTCTCATCTTGTCACCTCTCCCTTGCCAGATGCCAGTGACGAAACGGCCTCGGAAATCCTCCAGTGACCTGGATCAGGGCAGCCCCTCTGTCACAGAAGAGGAGAACTCAGAAACGTCTTCCGAGTCGGAAAAAAACAGTGACCAGGTGAGAGGATTTGGGGAACCTGACTGGCTTGATACTCTGGTGCCACTCTTCCGCATTGCCTcgtatttctgttttcctccaggACTTCACCCCTGAAAAGAAGCCGGTGGCCCGGGCTCCGCGGAGGATGCCGGCAGcggggaggaagaagaaggtaAAGGATCTGAGGGAGGCTGGAGAGGGGTCGGGGTCTGcgctgtggggaggggggagcagggatggcagggctgtgccctgggctggagcACCCAGAGGGACCTCACAGGTCCCTTGGCGACCTGCTGGGGCTTGGGATGCTGGGATTTGGGcgctgctgggtttgggggcactgctgggactggagcagtgccaccccactgccaccctccatcccagccctgctctctgcctgcagaaAGTGGAGTCTGGCTCTGACTCCGACTCCAAAGTGGACTCGGATCTGGAGATGGGAAACACCACCGTGGACATGACCAAGTCAGACTCGGACTCGGACTCGGATGTGTCGGTGAAAAAGGCACCACGAGGCCGCAAACCAGGTACCCCcaggacagctcctgctgctgctgctgctgctcctgctcctgccaccacCTCAGGACGCGAGCGTGGGAGCTCGGGCATTCCCAAGGCTCTGGGGTCCCATCCTGAATTGTGGGCACATTCCAGAacccctctgcctccacagctcGGGGCTGTTTTAACAGAGGGACCTCCAGGGCTCCTGCTAAACGTGTCCCCGTTGTCTTGCAGCTGAGAAACCCCCTCCCAAGCCCCGGGGCAGGAAGCCAAAGCCAGAGCgtgtccccagcagctccagcagtgacAGGTGAGGTCAGCTGGGACACTGTCACCCTTGGGCTGGCCTGGGGGTCACGCAGGGGTCTGAGCCTGCCCTGTCCTCGCAGTGACAGCGACAGCGACGTGGATCGCATCAGCGAGTGGAAGAGGCGGGACGaggagcggcggcgggagctggaggagaagaggaagagggagcaggaggaggagatcCGTCGGCTCcgggagcaggagaaggaggagaaggagaagaggaaggagaaggcgGAGAAGGGCGAGGAGGTGCACTCGGACTCGGACAGCAGCGCCGAGGATGAAATGGCCAAAAAGGGCCGGAGAGGCCGGGCCAAGGCTCCGTCCTCCTCGGActctgagctggagcaggagaaggaggtgagtgtggagctgtggggagctgtgggtgcaTGGACAgcctgtcacctccctgtcagGCCAGCAGGGACCTCCAGGTGTGGCAGGGACCTGCCCTCGTGGTCTTGGGTTACCCTGTGGCTGCCCACACGATGTTGGGAAGGGTTGTGTCCATGGCATATCCGTGCCTTGGAGTGGGAGCTCTTCCCCTGGCCCAGGATGCCTCATCCCACTGTGGGCCTCACAtctggcccagggtgcccagagcagctgtggctgcagtgtccaaggccaggctggacattggggctgggagcagcctgggacagtgggaggtgtccctggccatggcaggggtgggacgggatgagctttagggtcccttccaccccaaaccattccatgatttccaAGATGCCCTTCCACCACAGTCGTGGGGTTTGCCCACCGTCCCCCTGGAGCCTTTGGGAGCGTGTGGGGTGACCGTGTGCCATGGGGTGACCGTGTGCCATGACAGTAGGGTGACGGTGGGGTCCCCATGTGCCATGGAGTGACCACGTGCTCTGGTGTGGGGTGACTGGGGTGCCCCTGGGCTGTGGGGGTGGCCGTGGGGCGGCCGTGGGTACCAGTGTGGCGTGGCCGTGGCTCCGTCTGCACCGCAGCGGGGAGGGCTCTGCCGCTCTCCCTGCATTGTTCTCTCCTCCAAGGTAAAGAAGCCGGCAAAGAAACAGCCCTCGGAGTTGTCAAGGAAACCAAATCAGAAGGAGAAGAGGGGCCGAGCAGAGGAGAAGCCACGGAACAAGTCAGCATCTccacctctcccctccctccctttcctcctgggaatggggctgtTCCTGCgtggctccagccctggcaccccggggtggggatggggctcgtggggctgcagcacctgcagaggggctgggctTGTTCCTTGCCTCCTCCTGAGCtgaaggggctggaggagctgttGGGGGTTACCAGGATGGCATTCTGTGgtgttttctgtctcctgggGCCTTTCCTGTCTGCATTGCGGGGAAGCTGGGGCACAGGGGAGCTGCCACCAGGGTGGAGGGGTCTTGGGATGCTCCAGCTGGTGCCATCCCCCTTGTTAGCCCAGTGTGAGCAGGGGGTTCACCCCAACCAttcccctctttccttcctttcccacagaCCCCTGAAAGTGGAACGAGGCCGGAAGAAATCCGACCCAATCCCCGAGAggaggatggaaaagaaaaagggtgaGAGAGCCACTGCTTCCCATCacagaggggaggagagggaggggagggctcCAGGGttggttgccccatccctgggacagggagggatcAGTGAGGTTGTGCCAGGGTCTTTCCCAGTACTGCTGTGATCCCAGGATCACTTCCCTGATATTCCCTCCCCATCTTGGCACACCCCAACCCATCCTCTCCAGAGACATTCCCAGGACTGTGCTCAACTCCGGATGTGCAGGAGGACACAGACCCCTGCCGGGGAGTGATCCCAGTCTCCAGGGCAGATCCTAGGCTCtgggcagggctctgggctctgctggtgccCTGACACCTCGGCCTGTATCTCCATCTCTGTTCTAGAGCCCACAGTGGAAGAGAAACTCCAGAAACTTCACAGTGAGATCAAGTTTGCGCTGAAGGTGGATAACCCGGTGAGTGCCAACTGCGGCCTGGCCTGGGACAGCCCTGCTCGTCCTTGCCTGGCTGTGATACCCAGGaatgctcctcctcctcctcctcctccctctgggggtgctgggaggccccaggtgcccccagggcagctcctgatccTGGTGCCCTCCGTGCAGGACATCAAGCGGTGTCTGAACGCACTCGAGGAGCTGGGCACGCTCCAGGTCACTTCCCACATCCTCCAGAAGCACACGGATGTGGTGGCCACGCTCAAGAAGGTAGAGCAGAGGGCTGAGCCCTCCCTGGGGTGAGTGGGGAGCCTGCCTGGTCCCCCAGCTCTAAGGGggtccctcctcctgctccccggGGCAGATCCGGCGCTACAAAGCCAACAAGGACGTGATGGAAAAAGCGGCCGAAGTCTACACCCGGTTGAAGTCGCGTGTGCTGGGACCAAAGATGGAATCCATCCAGAAAGCCAACAAAGCCGGGCCTGAGAAGGACAAGGGGGAGGCAGAGAAGGGCCAGGAGAAGCTGTCAGGAGCGGAGACACGGAATGAgaagggggaagaggagacAAATGCTGGTAACATTCCTGAGCATCCCTGAACGTCCCGGGACTGTTCCGGCCTTGTCTGGGCACGTCACAGTCCCCTCCTTAGGGCATGGCCCGTCCTGCTGGATACACGGGACATGGGGAGGTGGAGggatcagcagctccagccctgctttgctGGAGTGCCAGGAGTGGGAAAGGGCTGGATGTGGAATGCAGCGAGGGCAGAGGGCAAACCTCGAGCCCCACGCCCGGGCTCTGAGGGCCTCCGCACTGGTTTTTGCCCCAGGACggctcctccctgccagcctgagCTCTGGTCCAGGCACAAAGGAATGTGGAGATGTCCTTGGACACTGGCTCAGGCTCTTGCACAGGGAGTGGTGACTGGGATCTTCCACCCTCGGAGCCAGGTCCCTGCCTGGGGCCGTCCCAGTGATGCTGCAAGAGCCTTCCCAGAGGAACTGACAGGGAAAATCCACCCTGATGGTGCCTCTGGGCTGGGGGGATGGAGGTTTTGGGGTTGCAGCTGTGGGGGTCAGGCCAGGCCTGGGGTCCCCTCAGGACCAGGGACAACCTGTGGCCATGGATCCTCAGCCCACGAGGGTTGGGATGGATGAGGGGATCCAAGAGGCTGagcctctctctcttcccttcagaCCTGTCAGGTCCTGTGAATGGTGAATCCCTGTCCCAAAAGTCAGAGGGCACAGAGGAGAAGGACAAGAGCCAAGGGCCGGGAGCCGGGGAGCTGGAGGCGTCCACAGAGGAGCCCCACAACAAGTGAGTGtgggggcagggctgggggccggAGCCCCCCTGCCcgctgggctctgcagggatgATTTGGGGGCGTCCCGTGGATTGTGAAAGGGTACTCCCAGCTTGGGAAagagctgggatgtgggagagggaccaggggaggcagaggggcagggggggctgagctctgcctgcccctgccctcccccagcAGCGTCCAGGACTAtcccaaggccgggctggagcGAGCTCGTGGGGAGTCAGAGGCTgtggatgaggaggaggaggaggagagctgaggaagcagctcccacctggaggaggaggagaggctgtgAAGGGAGAGCAGCCTCTGCCTCGTCCCCTGCCCGAGTCACTTCACTAAGTCCCACCGTAGCCGATGTCCTTGGTCTTGTCCCGTGTCCCGTCCCTGCGGAGGCACCACCCGCgggggggctgtgctggtgtctgTATTTGTCCccctctttgtttttaattttttgttttgttttggtttttttccctcctaccTAATTTCTTGTGATTTCAACCGACATGAAATGAATATAAAGGGTTTTCTAATGAAAAACACAAGGAACCCCCGTGTCTCTTTCTTGAGGCATTGCTGGCTGGGACAAGGGGAGGACCCCAACCCCCTGCCCAGGGTCACGGCTGGCAAACACCCCATGGGTCCCCGAATTCCCTCTGACCAGGATCAGGCACTcaggggctgctccaagcccctttCCCCACCATCATGATCCTCTCTCcatccagaggcagctgctggggccggatccctctgccccaggggtggcagcagggctgggcaccaACTTTTTGGGGTAAAAATAGAGTAAAAAGGGTGTGTTCTCTCCTAACTGCGCCAGGGAGGGACTGACCCTGGCATCCTCCTGCCcgtgctgggcagcagctcagtgttggtttctttgctcttttgcaACGCTCCCGAGCTTTTGTCCGTGTCCAATAAAGAATTCCCGGCTCCACCCGGCGCCGCCTCCTCTTTGTGCCCCGACCCCCCCTCGGAGGCTGCAGTAactctgccctggggacacttggggtttctttttccagGGCTGATTTCACACTCCCTCCATAAACAAGACCCAAATAAAGCCCAAAAAATCCCGAGTGCCTCTTGCCCCACTGCTGGGAAGTGGGAGGCCTCCTCCAGCACCCCACTCCTGATCCCACTGCCAGGTCCTCTCCTCTCACTCCTGCTCccacaggggcagggacaggctggggggtCTGTCTGGGGAATGGGGGCCCAGGACACGGGGGTCCCCAGGTCTTGGGGTGGGGGTTGTTCCTCCAGAGCCCAGTTCctcccccacacccccaaaGAAATCTCAGTCCAGTGCAAAACTAACCAGAGTTTATTGTTTCTTGTGCTGTTTTGACCCTACAAGGCCAGGGGTTTGAAGGCACCGAGGTCATGGGGGACCCCCAAGAGGCACTTGGGGCAGCCAAGGCACATCACTGCAGGTCCCCAGCAAGGGGACAAGGGACggagctggggcaggcaggagggccCCACAGAGGCAGGCACAAGgtttggggggctgggggggttaGCAAAGGCTCCTAATGAGGCTTTTTTGGAGGGGAAGCAGCCCAGAATGGCTACTCTGTCTCCACCCGGCGCTGGCCCGAGGGGGAGAAGGGTCCCACCAGCCACGTCAGGGGGGTGTTGAAGGCCACGTGCTCCACCAGCTCGTCCATCAGCTGCCGGGCTTTGGTGGCGTGGTCGCGGGCTCGGGCCAGCACGGGGCCCGTCACACCCTGCAGGGAGGTGACGGAGGCCAGCgctgccctcagctcctccaCGTTGTGCCGGACCTGCCCCGCCGTGTCCTGAATGCTGGCGGGGAGGCCCTGCAGGCTGGACACcaagggctggcaggagctctggagctgctgggtcaAGCCCTGCAGCATGGTCAGCGTGCCCGACTCCACCGTCtgtggggggacacggggagtgAGGGCGGGGGGACACCCCGGGTCACCCCGGGgacctcctgccctgctcctaCCTCCGGTGGTGCCTGGTCCTTGCCACCACCCGGCTGCTTCTTGCTCCactccagccacagctgctgcagcttctcctgccctccctgcagcctctggtcCATGCCTTGCCTCAGGTGCTCCACCTGGGAGaggggcacagcctggctgggtggggggactgCCGGGGGACACTccagggtggcacaggggttGCGGGGCTGGGTCTTACCAGGTCGAGGGTgcgctggagctgggccagcagGTCCTGGCTGCTCTGGCGGGCGCTCTGCAGTTtgcccagggagtgctggagcgCTCGGTGCTGCAGCTTGGTGGAGAGCGAGCCCAGGCGCACGAAgtagctctgctgctgcctctgctgctccgGCTCGAAGCCCTCCACGGCCGTGGCCAGCttggctgtgggacaggagctgctcagggggtcccagcaccaccatcaccaccccACAGAGCCTCCCCCGCCCTGCCCAGACTCTGCCCACCCCTCTCTGGAGGGTTGAGATCAGCTGCTCACCCAGCTCCTCATCCGTCATGGGCAGGTAATGGTCCACCAGCTCCTCTGACTTGCCCAGCACGGAGCCCACGCCGCTGGCCACCATCTGGCCCACACTGGAGCCCATGACGGTGCTGACGCCGCTGCTGACCGCGGACCTGGTCAGCTCCATGCcgccctgcacagcccctttGGTCATGTCCATCACACCGGTCACCCGGCTGGTCACCGCGTCCTTGGCGCCGGCCACAGTGCTGGTCACTGCATCCTTGGCCCCGGCCACGGTGTTGGTCAGCGCATCCTTGGCCCCCGTCACCGTGGAGGTCACCAGCAGTTTGGTGTCCGAGATGAGCTGGGGGGACACACAAACCTCTGTTAAGCACTGGGGGACCCCGAGCATGCTGtgcaccccagcccagccctgcccggtACCTTCTCGgggggctgctgcaggatgggcagcttctcctccagcttgTCCAGCCCTTTGCAGGCAAATTCATTGGCAGTGGAAACTGGAGATGTGAAAATAGGTGGATTTAGCACCCTGCTGCCTTGCAGGAGCACTGCTAGGGCCACGTTTTGGGGTACCCCAAAACTTGTGGAGTGTTTCCCCTCCCAtcctccagcttctccagcccTTTATTCATTGGTGATACAAACAGGAGATGGGAAACCAGgtcctccctctcctgctgcctcacaAGAGCTCTGTGAGagcagttttggggtcccccagCCCCCGTGGGGTGCTGTCCCCCCCGCACTCACTCTGGGGCTCCAGCCgggtgaggaggggctgggccccgctcactgctgctgctgtcagcgTCTTCACCCCCTTCTCGGCGGCGTCGCAGACGGAGCGCACGTACGGGTGGCTCTCCTTGGTGCAGGCGTAGGCCGAGGACACCATGTCGTAGGCAGAGCTCACCAGGGGCAGGTTGGCCACGCGTGTCCCGATGCTCTGGGGCCCAGAAGTGCTCGGGGTGAGCATGGGGGTGAGGGACCCCCAAATCTCACAGGGAGTGGGGTGTGCTGTGCGCTTCCAACCCCCCCCAGGGATGGTTTTGGGGTGCTCCCATGGCTCTCCGAGCTCATCGGAGGGTGGGATAACCCCGATCCCTGTCTCCAAGCAGGGACCCCCTGGATCCCCCCCGAACCGCCCCCCTTGCCCGCACTgacctgctgctcctctgccttgGGCTGCGCCGGCGTGGGCTCGCTGGTGGCcatggtggggctggggggcacaggaCGTGACCGTGAGTGGGGTcagacccccccagcccccctccccGAAGGGAGGATCCCAAGTTACCCCTCCCCGGAACGGGGCAGCTCCCACGCGGTTGGAGAAACCCGGGACAGGGGGGTCCCTGGGACTGGGACCGGGACCACAACCGGCATCACAGGCGAGATTGGGACCGGGATCAGAATCGGCACCAGGATTGACACCGGGACCAAgaccggcaccgggaccggAATTGCGATCGGGACCAGGACCGGGATCGCGATCGGAACCGGGATTGCGATCGGAACCGGGATCGCAATCGGGATCGGAACCAGGATCGCGGACCGGACCCGGATTGTGCTCACCGCTGGCAGCTGGGCTCGGTTCGGTTCGGCTGGGCTCGGTTCGGCTGGGCGCAGTTCGGCTCCGGGCTCGCCCCGCTCCTCCCCGCCGCCCTTTATACCCCGGAGCCCGCCCCGAGCGCATGTGACCGGAGCCGCCCagcggggccggcccggggcgGACCGGGAGCAGCGACTCGAGGCAGCGCGGGGCCGGGACGGCAGCCAAcccccgggaccgggaccgAGACCGGGACCGGGATCCCCAACCCCCGGGAACGGCCTGCACCGAGTCCCCCGCCCAGCACCGGATCCCCCGGGACTGGGCTGCACTGAGCCCTGGAACCCCATTCCTCGGTCGGTGCTGCACTGACCCCCCCTCCCTGGTACCGGATCCCCCGGGACTGGGCTGCATTGACACCCCCTGGGGACCGGACACCCCCGGGACCGGTCTACACCGACCCAATTCCCCGGGATCCGGCTGCAGTGACACCCCGAGCCCGGAACCAGAGACCTCCTCCCCCAGCATTGGATCGCCGCCCCCGACCTTCCCTGGCACCGGATCCCCCAGGACAGACCCCCCGAGCGTCCCCTCCCCTCGTGCGGGTGCCAAGCACGGGGTCCCGGTGCTCCCCCACACCTGGCCCGGTGGAGTTGGTCAAACTGGTCCCAGTGCGTTCCGGCGGCAGGAGGGTGGGCAGTCCTGGGGTGCCCAGTGTCGCCCCACCGGCTGCTGTGACCACGCTATGCTTGTGACGTCGGGGATACCCCGGGGCGGACCCAGCCTCGCGGCCGTGACAACCGGGACAAAGTTCAGTGCCACACGGCTGCGGGTCACAGTCCAGATGTCCTGGCACCTTGTGGCACCCTCCATCCCAGCACCTCACGGAAACCCGTCCCGCTGTCCCACCTCGACATCCCCCTATTGGACCCCCCCTCAGCTCTGCCGCCCGAGCAGAGCCTCCCGGTGAGCCCGGCTCTGCCACTGCAGGCTCTGAGTCACTTTAAGGCCAAAAAcgttgttttcttcctctttaaacTCGTTTGAAACTGTTAAGACACGAAATCCCAGTGCTCCTGGGGCTCAGGGCAGCCCTGCATCCCAGACAGACTCATGCTGTGTCCTGCACATGCCACCATCCCCACAGGAGTCCGCAGCTGCGACAATGGGGTCCCAACCGTGCCACCACcgtccccactgtccccacattcagggtgggatttgggttCGTGGCTCTGGGTGGGTGCTCCCCCAGCTCGGTGGCACCGGTGgctcagtgctggctgcagaccGGGGGGGCAGCGGGCGCCTGGTGCGTCCCCCCCACGGTGACACAGCCCTCCCACTTGGACATGTCCACTGGGACATCCTCCGGGTACTCCACGAGCGCGGGGGCGAAGGGTCCCACGAGCCAGGGCAGGGGCGTGTGCTGCCCCAcgtgctccagcagcccctcgAGGTTCAGCTGCGCCCGCGTCACCGTGTCCCGGCTCTGCGCCAGCACCAGGCCTGACAGGTCCTGGAAGGAGCGGGCGCTGGCCAGGGAAGCCTGGACGCCCTCCACGCTGTGCCAGACGTGTCCCGCCGTCTCCTGCACGCTGCTGGGGAATGCCCGGGCACCGGCGGCCAGGTGGGAGCAGGCAGCGTGGAGCTGGTGCAGGAGCCCATGGAGCATGGCCAGCGTCCGAGCCTCCACCTGCGGGGTGGGCAGCAGGCAGCGGGGGCTGGGGGTGATGGACCCCAACCCCGCCTGGACGGACACACACTTGCAccctgtggctgctgttccagccctgctccaggtgtCACGGCCCCAGGCGTCCCCTTGCCACGTGTCCCCACCTCAAGGGACTCAATGGCCGCCGTCCCCACCCTCTCCAGATGGCCCCatccctgggtgtcccccaCGGTCCCCCCGCCCTGTACCTCGCTGTGCTCCATGGGCACCGCGTCCTGCTGGCTCCACTCCAGCCACAGGCGGTGCAGATGCTCCTgggtgctgtgccagggcccgTCCGtgccctgctgcccttcctcGATCTGGGGGGAGGTTCAGCCGGGTGGGAGCACACCTGGGGGTGCCTGGGGCTGGCACGGGGCTGGCACGGTCCGTGCCCCATCCTTACCAGCCGTATGACGTGgtggagctgggccaggagcCGCTGGGCGCGGTGCCGTGCCCGCTGCAGGTCCCCCAGCGAGCGCCGCAGGGCCCGGTGCGGCAGCTTGGCCGACAGGGAGCCCACACGGACGAAATAGCTCtgccaccgccgctgccgctccAGTGTGGCCACCTCCGTGCCCGTGGTCACCTCCGTGCCCGTGGTCACCTCCGTGCCTGTGGCCACCTCCGTGTCTGTGGCCACCTCTGTGCCTGCCGCCGCTGCTGTGGGACCAGGGGTGAGGGCAGCGTGGCTGGGCCATCCCACACCAGGCACTGGAGCCCAGCGTAGGCACCCACGGGATGCTTGGCCACCAGGTCATGTGGAGATGTCACCCTAAGCCAGGCGGCCTCTGCGGTCACCTCAGCCGTGACACGGGGCCAGCTCTGCCGAATGTCACCCAGTGCCAAGCTATAAATACCCGGGCAGGCACATGGGACTATATTTGCCTTTGAGTTTCCAGGTGAGAGTTCACCCAGTGCCATCCCGTGTCCTCCAGACAGGGACTGTCCCCTGCATGAGGTCATGGTGGCCTTGGTGCCTTGGCACCGCTGTGAGGCCACCACGTGTAGGCAATGCCAAGGTGGCACTGAGCAACAGGGTGAGGGTCCCAGGGGGGCTTGGCACCCCGAGGTTCAGGAGATGGTGGGCACTCACCCAGCTCCTCATCCGTCCCGGGGAGGTACCgatccagcagctcctccgATTTGCCCAGCACGGTGTCCACGCCTGTGGCCAGCAGCCGCCCCACACGGGTGCCCACCACGGCCCCGAGCACCGAGCGCGTCCTTGCCACCGCCCCACTCACCGTGCACGACACCAGCTCCCTGGTCCCGGCCACcacctgggaggggacagcacagggacagcttGTGCCAGCTCCTCACTCAGCGCTGGAgccctgcccgtgtcccccaggTGACATTACCCTCTCGgggggctgctgcaggatgggcagcttctcctccagcttgTCCAGCCCTTTGCAGGCAAATTCATTGGCGGTGGAAACTGGAGATGTGAAAATAGGTGGATTTAGCACCCTGCTGCCTTGCAGGAGCACTGCTAGGGCCACGTTTTGGGGTACCCCAAAACTTGTGGGGTGTTTCCCCTCCCAtcctccagcttctccagcccTTTATTCATTGGTGATACAAACGGGAGATGTGAAACCAGgtcctctctctcctgctgcctcacaAGAGCTCTGTGAGagcagttttggggtcccccagCCCCCGTGGGGTGCTCTGCCCCCCGCACTCACTCTGGGGCTCCAGCCgggtgaggaggggctgggccccgctcactgctgctgctgtcagcgTCTTCACCCCCTTCTCGGCGGCGCTGCAGACGGAGCGCACGTACGGGTGGCTCTCCTTGGTGCAGGCGTAGGCCGAGGCCACGGCCCCGCAGGCAGAGCTCACCAGGGCCAGGTTGGCCACGCGGCTCACCACGCTCTGGGAGGGGGGGGACAGTAAGATGGGGTCCTCAGAGCCACCCGCAACCCCCCTGAACCCTCTGTGCACCCCTACCTGCACCTCCGGCCCGGCCTCTGCCGGCACCGCGGCGTTTTCGGCTGACATGGCAGCGgcggctgcagcaggaagagatTTCGGGGTGCCATGAGTGGGTGAGACCGGTGGGGACCCCCCGGGGGATGAgaccccccagcacctcccagcccctgctccctgagGGCTGGGAGCCACCAACTCAGGAGTGGGAGCGGCTGGTGGGTTCTGAGGGGCTCACGGGGGTGAAAGGGGCTTTAGGATGGGCTTGCCCTTCTCCCCTGCCAGGACGTGCTGGGACTGGGTCCCCTCAACCCCTCTTGGgtccccccaacccctcccagATCCCCACACCCCCTTTTGGGGCCAGGGAGGGGTTTTTGGGTGATTCAGCCGAAGCCAGACTGGATTTGTCTGTCGCAATCCCGCGCTGGGGACGTGccgcccggcaccgccgccTCGGCCGGGGCAGCCCCCGGACCCCCGCAGGGAGCCGAGCCGCGGCAGCCGCCCCTGGCCCCCAGCAGACCCCCTtggccccgcagcccccctgGCCCCCGGCAGCCCCCCTGGCCCCCCGCAGCCCTCCTGGCCCCCGGcagccccccccagccccgcagcccccccagccccgcagcccccctgGCCCCCGGCAGCCCCCTCTGGCCCCCGGCAGCCCCCCctggccccgcagccccccctggcccccggcagcccctctgccctttGGGGTCGCCCGTGGCACCCCCGGCCTGGCTCCGTGCTCTGCGGGGGACGAGTTCTGGGGGCATTCGCGGGGGCTTCAGGCAGGTCACTGGGGGGGGACGGGTTCCCTCGGGACCCTGGGTGTGTTCCCTTGAGTTTCTAGGGGTGTCCCtctggtgtccctggggtgttcCGGGGACCTCGGGACCCCCGACCTCCCCCGGACCCCACGGAGCCCCCCGGGGACCTCCGGACTTCCCCCGGGACCACCTGGAGCCCCCCTGGAGCCCTTCTGGAGCCCCTCGGGACGCCCCCggccccatttcccaccctcCCGCTCCCGCCAAGCCCCGGGCACGGTACTCacgggggtgggggtggggttCTGCCGCGACCCCCGGCCGAGACCGCgacccccgagccccgcccAGCGGGGGACGTGAGGGCGGCGGGAGCCAATCAGCGaaggggcggggccgggtcTCCGCCAATGAGGAgagaggggcggggccgggggcgtGGCTTGGGGCTCGGGGCGCGATCGTCGCGGGGTTCCGGGGGTAGCGGCGGGGACGGGAACGGcccggggacagcccggggacagcccggggacaGGAACGGCCCGGGGACAGGAACGGcccggggacagcccggggacagcccggggacaGGAACGGCCCGGGGACAGCGACGAGGACAGCGGCGGGGACAGGAACGACGCGGGGACAGCGGCGGGGACAGCCCGGCCCGGGCGGCGGACAGGAACAGCCCGG containing:
- the LOC116436087 gene encoding perilipin-3-like, with translation MATSEPTPAQPKAEEQQSIGTRVANLPLVSSAYDMVSSAYACTKESHPYVRSVCDAAEKGVKTLTAAAVSGAQPLLTRLEPQISTANEFACKGLDKLEEKLPILQQPPEKLISDTKLLVTSTVTGAKDALTNTVAGAKDAVTSTVAGAKDAVTSRVTGVMDMTKGAVQGGMELTRSAVSSGVSTVMGSSVGQMVASGVGSVLGKSEELVDHYLPMTDEELAKLATAVEGFEPEQQRQQQSYFVRLGSLSTKLQHRALQHSLGKLQSARQSSQDLLAQLQRTLDLVEHLRQGMDQRLQGGQEKLQQLWLEWSKKQPGGGKDQAPPETVESGTLTMLQGLTQQLQSSCQPLVSSLQGLPASIQDTAGQVRHNVEELRAALASVTSLQGVTGPVLARARDHATKARQLMDELVEHVAFNTPLTWLVGPFSPSGQRRVETE
- the LOC116436088 gene encoding perilipin-3-like isoform X2, producing the protein MSAENAAVPAEAGPEVQSVVSRVANLALVSSACGAVASAYACTKESHPYVRSVCSAAEKGVKTLTAAAVSGAQPLLTRLEPQISTANEFACKGLDKLEEKLPILQQPPERVVAGTRELVSCTVSGAVARTRSVLGAVVGTRVGRLLATGVDTVLGKSEELLDRYLPGTDEELAAAGTEVATDTEVATGTEVTTGTEVTTGTEVATLERQRRWQSYFVRVGSLSAKLPHRALRRSLGDLQRARHRAQRLLAQLHHVIRLIEEGQQGTDGPWHSTQEHLHRLWLEWSQQDAVPMEHSEVEARTLAMLHGLLHQLHAACSHLAAGARAFPSSVQETAGHVWHSVEGVQASLASARSFQDLSGLVLAQSRDTVTRAQLNLEGLLEHVGQHTPLPWLVGPFAPALVEYPEDVPVDMSKWEGCVTVGGTHQAPAAPPVCSQH
- the LOC116436088 gene encoding perilipin-3-like isoform X1 encodes the protein MSAENAAVPAEAGPEVQSVVSRVANLALVSSACGAVASAYACTKESHPYVRSVCSAAEKGVKTLTAAAVSGAQPLLTRLEPQISTANEFACKGLDKLEEKLPILQQPPERVVAGTRELVSCTVSGAVARTRSVLGAVVGTRVGRLLATGVDTVLGKSEELLDRYLPGTDEELAAAAGTEVATDTEVATGTEVTTGTEVTTGTEVATLERQRRWQSYFVRVGSLSAKLPHRALRRSLGDLQRARHRAQRLLAQLHHVIRLIEEGQQGTDGPWHSTQEHLHRLWLEWSQQDAVPMEHSEVEARTLAMLHGLLHQLHAACSHLAAGARAFPSSVQETAGHVWHSVEGVQASLASARSFQDLSGLVLAQSRDTVTRAQLNLEGLLEHVGQHTPLPWLVGPFAPALVEYPEDVPVDMSKWEGCVTVGGTHQAPAAPPVCSQH